GCTTCCCCTGAAGCTCCAGGAAGTACTCCAAGGCTGTCCTCGCCAAGGAGACGACGTCCCCGGACCCTCGGGTCTGGAGGCGTTGCTCCAACGCGTGGAAGCGGACATCGGGGCGGACCGGGCCCGGGCGGAGAGCGTGACCCGGGCGGTCCTCGCCACCCTCCGCGCCTGTATCACCGAGGGTGAAGCCCAACAGGTGAGCGACGCACTGCCCGCGGACATGCGGGCACTCTGGGCGCGAGCCTGCTGACCTCTCCCGGACAACCCCTGCGAAGGAGCCGTCGATCATGAAGACCCTCAAGGACGTGATGACGCGCGAAGAAGAAGTGCTCGAGCCCCGCGCCACCCTGCGGCAGGCCGCAGAGATGATGCGCCGGCTCGACGCCGACAGCCTCCCGGTGTGCGAGAACGGCAAGCTGGTGGGGCTGGTGACGGACCGGGATCTCGTGGTGCGCGGCGTCGCCATGGGACACGACGTGGATGTCTCCCGGGTGACCTCCGTGATGAGCGAGGACATCGAGGGGTTCTCCCCCGACACCCCCGTGGAGGAGGCGATGCGGAGGATGGAGGACTCGGCCCTGGACGAACTGTGGGTCGTGGACGAGGAGCGCCACCTGCTCGGCCGCGCGTCCCGGAGCGTGCTCTTCCCCGACGTGCCCCATGCCCCCACGCCGCGCGAGCTGGAGGAGTTCTTCGGCTCCGGGGCCTCGTGGCACTGAGCCCCCCGCGGCGGGAGCATGAGTCAGGTTTTCTTCCAGTGACTCTTCCCATCAGGTAGGGTCCCGCCACCCGAGGGGAGGGCCCCGTCCAGGGATTCGGGTACCCTTGTCCCGCGTGGGAGCGCACCCCATGGACGAAACGCCACAACCCGGTCTCGGCACCCGCCTGAGGATGGCCCGGACCCGATTGGATCTCACCCAGGAGCAGGTGGCCCATGCCGTGGGGTTCGTCCCCACCGTCTACGGGCGCATCGAGCGGGGGGACATGCTGCCGAGCGTCCCCAAGCTCCGGGAGTTGTGCGTCGTCCTGGGCATCTCCGCGGACATGCTCCTCGCCCTTCCGCCTCCGCCTTCCGGTCCGGACGAACAGGAACAGGCCGAGGAGGAGCTCGAAACGCAACCCGCTCTCCGCCGACTCGCCATGCTCGTGCGCGCCCTGCCCCCACCCCGCTTCCGGCTGTTCCGGGTGGCGCTCCAGACGCTCCTCGAGCCTCCCGAGGCGGAAGAACCCGGCGAGTCCTGAGAGTCCGGCGGGCCACGGACATGCCCCCACCTTCCGCTACCCGGGCGCGTCGACTGCCCATCCGGTCAGGCTCGTTTGGACGTCTGGTCGTCATTCAGACGACAGAAGGCAGAAGGACTGGCCTGGGTCTGCGTCCCGATAAACGGTAAAAAAGCGACCGTGTCCGACCTGCCGGTTAGCCCGCCCTCCGCCGCCCCCTCGCCGTCTTCCACGCTCTCCCGAGTCGATGTGCTGGCCGTGGATGACACGCCCGCGAACCTTCGTGCGCTGGAGGTGTTGATGGCTGATCTCGGCGCCAACGTCGTCACCGCCGCGTCGGGCGACGAAGCGCTGCGCCTGCTGCTCGAGCGGGAGTTCGCCCTCATC
Above is a window of Cystobacter fuscus DNA encoding:
- a CDS encoding CBS domain-containing protein, which gives rise to MKTLKDVMTREEEVLEPRATLRQAAEMMRRLDADSLPVCENGKLVGLVTDRDLVVRGVAMGHDVDVSRVTSVMSEDIEGFSPDTPVEEAMRRMEDSALDELWVVDEERHLLGRASRSVLFPDVPHAPTPRELEEFFGSGASWH
- a CDS encoding helix-turn-helix transcriptional regulator — translated: MDETPQPGLGTRLRMARTRLDLTQEQVAHAVGFVPTVYGRIERGDMLPSVPKLRELCVVLGISADMLLALPPPPSGPDEQEQAEEELETQPALRRLAMLVRALPPPRFRLFRVALQTLLEPPEAEEPGES
- a CDS encoding DUF2267 domain-containing protein — encoded protein: MADEPERMEDELRLLRERRHRARCTRSYALFLEKLGERSGLPREQARRALVSVLCALERPLRHVTADDPRAWLPLKLQEVLQGCPRQGDDVPGPSGLEALLQRVEADIGADRARAESVTRAVLATLRACITEGEAQQVSDALPADMRALWARAC